The following proteins are encoded in a genomic region of Leptospira ryugenii:
- a CDS encoding Spx/MgsR family RNA polymerase-binding regulatory protein yields MKTKTKVYQYSGCGTCKKALQFLKQNQIDFESLPIRETPPSLTELKLALKKIGDLKKLFNTSGVDYREGNWKEKLDTLSPDQALSALSKHGNLVKRPFVISGDTILVGFKEEEWKSTFG; encoded by the coding sequence ATGAAAACTAAAACCAAAGTCTACCAATACTCTGGATGTGGAACCTGCAAAAAAGCTCTGCAATTTTTAAAACAAAATCAAATTGATTTCGAATCCTTACCGATTCGTGAAACTCCGCCAAGTTTGACGGAATTGAAACTAGCCCTAAAGAAAATCGGAGACCTAAAAAAACTATTCAACACCTCTGGCGTAGACTACCGAGAAGGCAATTGGAAAGAAAAATTGGATACTCTATCGCCAGACCAAGCCCTTTCTGCGCTTTCGAAACATGGGAATTTGGTCAAAAGACCATTTGTAATTTCTGGCGACACCATACTTGTGGGATTTAAAGAAGAGGAATGGAAATCTACTTTCGGCTGA
- the mltG gene encoding endolytic transglycosylase MltG, which produces MNFKKLAFIAMLSILFLSSLAITAFYIIDERKGGAVGDGQNTYELIIEPGQPSSAIVKDLQTAGMIKSTVYFNYLIKFTRAGNKIKQGVYEINDGMSSRKILDLIVSGKVKLVTFTVPEGYNNRQIADLLITKKLVKSRDEFLAAASLKALLDKYKIPSNTTEGYLFPETYSVPLNYPADRIVDMMIKRFLKKLETIPEAKGISPADLHAKVVLASIVEREAVRKEERPMMAGVFLTRIEKNINLESCATIQYLFDKPKKRLFETDLKIISPYNTYMNSGWPPGPISNPGLPALVAAFKPEKSDKLFFLLKPDGSHHFSATFKEHLEAKKKYIDVLYQ; this is translated from the coding sequence ATTAATTTCAAAAAATTAGCATTCATTGCAATGCTTTCGATTCTCTTTCTCTCTTCCTTAGCTATCACAGCATTCTATATCATCGATGAGAGAAAGGGTGGCGCAGTCGGTGATGGACAAAATACATATGAACTCATCATTGAACCTGGGCAACCTTCTTCCGCTATTGTAAAAGACCTTCAAACCGCAGGGATGATCAAATCAACAGTCTATTTCAATTACCTTATCAAATTTACGAGAGCTGGAAATAAGATCAAACAAGGTGTTTACGAGATCAACGATGGCATGAGTTCGAGAAAGATCCTTGATTTGATCGTCTCTGGCAAGGTGAAATTAGTCACCTTTACTGTACCAGAAGGATACAACAACCGTCAGATAGCAGATCTCCTCATCACTAAAAAATTAGTTAAATCAAGAGATGAATTTTTAGCTGCTGCTTCATTGAAGGCTTTGTTGGACAAATATAAAATTCCATCTAACACAACCGAAGGTTATCTTTTTCCAGAAACATACTCTGTTCCTTTGAACTACCCGGCTGATCGCATTGTTGATATGATGATCAAACGATTTCTAAAAAAATTGGAAACAATTCCGGAAGCGAAAGGTATCTCTCCTGCCGATTTACATGCAAAAGTTGTCTTAGCATCGATAGTGGAAAGGGAGGCGGTTCGAAAAGAAGAGCGACCTATGATGGCAGGTGTCTTTCTCACTCGAATCGAAAAAAACATCAATCTTGAATCTTGCGCGACTATTCAGTATTTATTTGACAAACCCAAAAAAAGACTCTTTGAAACTGATCTCAAGATCATTTCACCTTACAATACCTATATGAATAGTGGATGGCCACCAGGTCCAATCTCGAATCCAGGTTTGCCTGCTCTGGTTGCTGCTTTCAAACCTGAAAAGTCAGATAAATTATTTTTCTTATTAAAACCGGATGGATCTCATCATTTTTCTGCTACCTTTAAAGAGCACTTAGAAGCAAAGAAAAAATACATCGATGTTCTCTACCAATAA
- a CDS encoding transglutaminase family protein → MAEYKVLHKTKYFYEDYVAYCHNMAHMYPLTSRHQECFRTHITVLPKPVVSSFRRDYFGNQVFLFSVEDPHKTLEVTVESTIRTHSQEVGYDLSRSRPWNEIKGLIAESFLEQDINAQEYLFPSPFIYIRDGFADFAKIHFTKGKPVFQACLDFIQDMYKTFKYDAKATTINTPIEQVLQERKGVCQDFSHLAIACLRSIGVPARYVSGYLETQPPPGQQKLRGTDASHAWVSVYCPDLGWLDFDPTNGKMITDEYVITAIGRDYSDVSPLKGIIFGGGKHKLIVEVDVFREEINEQ, encoded by the coding sequence ATGGCTGAATATAAAGTGCTGCATAAAACAAAGTACTTCTATGAAGACTATGTTGCTTATTGTCATAACATGGCGCATATGTACCCTCTAACTTCAAGACATCAGGAATGTTTTAGGACACATATTACGGTTTTGCCGAAACCAGTTGTTTCTTCATTTCGACGAGACTATTTTGGAAATCAGGTGTTCTTATTTTCTGTAGAAGATCCGCATAAAACATTAGAAGTGACCGTTGAATCTACTATTCGGACCCATTCCCAAGAAGTTGGTTATGATCTCTCTCGATCTCGTCCATGGAATGAGATCAAAGGTTTGATAGCAGAGTCGTTTTTGGAACAGGATATCAATGCTCAAGAGTATTTGTTTCCTTCTCCGTTCATTTATATTAGAGATGGTTTTGCTGACTTTGCGAAAATTCATTTTACAAAAGGTAAGCCTGTTTTCCAAGCCTGTTTAGATTTCATCCAAGATATGTATAAAACATTCAAATACGATGCAAAGGCTACAACCATCAATACTCCCATAGAACAAGTTTTGCAGGAGAGAAAGGGAGTTTGTCAAGACTTTAGCCACCTAGCAATTGCCTGTTTGCGTAGTATTGGAGTTCCCGCCAGGTACGTGAGTGGGTATTTGGAAACACAGCCACCTCCAGGCCAACAAAAACTGCGGGGAACCGATGCCTCGCATGCTTGGGTATCTGTCTATTGTCCCGACTTGGGTTGGTTAGACTTTGATCCGACAAATGGGAAAATGATTACAGACGAATACGTCATTACAGCAATTGGAAGGGATTATTCCGACGTTTCTCCACTCAAAGGTATCATCTTCGGCGGGGGAAAACATAAACTCATTGTTGAAGTTGATGTATTTCGAGAGGAAATCAACGAACAATAA
- a CDS encoding transglutaminase family protein, with protein sequence MSIRVALSHITTYQYDKKIQLFPHVIRLRPAPHTKNHIVSYSLRLQPENYFINWQQDPFGNYLARLVFNEKSNIFQVAVDLVLDMKVINPFDFFVEEYAEKYPFNYDKNLKKELAPYLKPKKPSKLLADYIKTINVSPRRTIEFLVALNAKLYQDIGYIIRMEPGVQTPEITLKRRMGSCRDSAYLLVQILRNVGLAARFVSGYLIQLKADVKPLDGPSGPDKDFTDLHAWAEVYLPGAGWIGLDPTSGLFTGEGHIPLAATPEPESAGPIFGFTEKAKAEFTFHMSVDRMKETPRVTLPYADDDWNRLLDLGKHIDQRIKKNDIRLTVGGEPTFISIENKDAPEWNFDALGFEKYSKSEQLLKRLKNHYAKGGVLQYGQGKWYPGEPIPRWAMIAYWRLDGEKIWESEHLLADDRYVGSVTVEDARKFASKFAELLHLSSESIHPAYEDNLYYLWQEGNLPESDENLLKGLDQYNRMERERILRILEKGINQEVGYAIPLEHDPFQQKWKSYKWLFRRKRLYLVPGDSAMGFRLPFQSLMQNQSYPYQEDPYQTRPPLPKRKELEQMRGAQEAISYSIQYISQARTAICFEPRNGNLRVFLPPVTSLEAWLDLIFLLEKTAESTDIPIVLEGYEAPVDSRINRFKITPDPGVIEVNLHPSHSFTEVLEKTKTLYEEAAFVKLTAEKFMIDGRHTGTGGGNHITLGGVTVADSPFLRKPALLRSLIAYWQNHPGLSYLFSGLFIGPTSQSPRIDEARNDSLHELKIAFQQIDSSRYTPPWLVDRLFRNILVDLTGNTHRTEISIDKLYDPGSYTGRLGLIEMRAFEMAPHYQMNAVQNAFMMAIICKFWESPYYGLPVNWSTELHDRYMLPYFVYRDFKEVLRDLQNSGFKFLEKDFDPFFEFRFPQYGITYLDGMEIELRMALEPWNVLGEENTAQGTARGVDSAVERLQVKITGFHPDRYALSCNGYEVPLQPTGTLNEYVAGVRFKAWTPVFTLHPHLPAQQSLVFDVYDKWNDRSLGGCTYHVSHPGGLAYGVFPVNSYEAESRRISRFWTHGHRIGKTLPPLRIENKSFPSTLDLRMV encoded by the coding sequence ATGAGTATACGAGTCGCATTATCACACATCACAACCTATCAATATGATAAAAAGATTCAGCTTTTCCCTCACGTAATAAGACTAAGGCCCGCCCCTCATACCAAAAACCATATCGTATCTTATTCCTTGAGATTGCAACCGGAGAATTATTTCATTAATTGGCAACAAGATCCCTTCGGCAACTATCTTGCTAGATTAGTTTTCAATGAGAAATCAAATATCTTTCAAGTAGCTGTAGATTTAGTTTTGGATATGAAGGTGATCAATCCCTTCGACTTCTTTGTGGAAGAGTATGCCGAGAAATATCCATTTAACTATGATAAGAATCTTAAAAAAGAGTTAGCTCCCTACTTAAAACCGAAAAAGCCAAGTAAACTATTAGCGGATTATATAAAAACAATCAATGTAAGTCCCAGGAGAACAATAGAGTTCCTTGTTGCTCTCAATGCTAAATTATATCAGGATATTGGATACATCATACGAATGGAACCAGGAGTTCAAACTCCTGAAATCACTCTCAAACGAAGGATGGGTTCCTGTAGAGATAGCGCGTATTTGCTGGTGCAAATTCTAAGAAATGTTGGTTTAGCAGCTAGGTTTGTATCTGGGTATTTAATCCAACTAAAAGCAGATGTGAAACCATTGGACGGACCGTCCGGGCCTGACAAGGATTTCACGGACCTTCATGCTTGGGCGGAGGTATATTTGCCTGGTGCGGGTTGGATCGGACTTGATCCTACATCCGGTCTCTTCACAGGAGAAGGACATATTCCCTTAGCAGCCACGCCAGAGCCAGAGTCTGCAGGACCTATTTTTGGTTTTACGGAAAAAGCAAAGGCTGAGTTCACCTTTCATATGTCAGTGGATCGTATGAAGGAAACTCCGCGTGTTACACTTCCATATGCAGATGATGACTGGAACCGATTATTAGATTTGGGAAAACATATCGACCAGAGAATCAAAAAGAATGATATACGATTAACAGTAGGTGGTGAACCTACATTTATCTCAATTGAGAACAAAGACGCTCCTGAGTGGAATTTTGATGCATTAGGATTTGAGAAATATTCAAAATCCGAACAGTTACTAAAACGTTTAAAGAACCATTATGCAAAAGGTGGAGTCCTTCAATATGGGCAAGGCAAATGGTATCCAGGCGAGCCCATACCAAGATGGGCGATGATTGCTTATTGGCGGCTTGATGGAGAAAAGATTTGGGAATCTGAACATCTTCTTGCTGACGATCGTTATGTGGGATCGGTTACGGTAGAGGATGCTAGAAAGTTCGCAAGTAAATTCGCCGAATTACTTCATCTTTCAAGCGAATCGATTCACCCAGCATATGAGGACAATCTGTACTATTTATGGCAAGAGGGGAATTTACCAGAATCTGATGAAAATCTCTTAAAGGGTTTAGACCAGTACAATCGAATGGAGCGAGAGCGAATCTTGAGAATCCTTGAAAAAGGCATTAACCAAGAGGTAGGTTACGCAATTCCCTTAGAACATGATCCGTTTCAGCAAAAGTGGAAGAGCTATAAATGGTTATTTCGCAGAAAACGTTTGTACCTTGTGCCGGGTGATTCGGCTATGGGATTTCGTCTCCCGTTCCAATCCCTAATGCAAAACCAATCTTATCCCTACCAAGAGGATCCTTACCAAACTCGTCCTCCACTTCCAAAGAGGAAAGAGTTAGAACAAATGCGTGGAGCACAAGAAGCTATCTCTTACAGCATCCAATACATAAGCCAAGCGAGGACAGCAATTTGTTTTGAGCCACGCAATGGAAATTTAAGGGTATTTTTACCACCTGTCACCAGTTTGGAGGCTTGGTTAGATTTAATATTCCTTTTGGAGAAGACTGCAGAGAGTACAGATATTCCGATTGTTTTAGAAGGATATGAAGCACCGGTTGATTCTCGTATCAATCGTTTTAAAATTACACCAGATCCTGGTGTTATTGAAGTAAATTTACACCCTTCTCATTCTTTCACAGAAGTACTCGAGAAAACAAAAACTTTGTATGAAGAAGCTGCATTCGTTAAACTAACTGCTGAAAAATTTATGATCGATGGCAGGCACACCGGAACCGGAGGAGGAAATCACATTACTCTAGGCGGGGTGACAGTAGCAGACAGTCCTTTCTTGAGAAAACCTGCCCTTCTCCGAAGTTTAATCGCGTATTGGCAAAATCATCCTGGATTATCTTATCTATTTTCGGGATTGTTTATTGGGCCAACTTCACAATCTCCTAGGATTGACGAGGCAAGAAATGATTCATTGCATGAACTCAAAATTGCCTTCCAGCAAATAGATTCGAGTCGGTACACACCTCCTTGGCTAGTTGACCGACTCTTTCGCAATATCCTTGTTGATTTGACGGGAAACACACATAGGACTGAGATCTCTATAGACAAATTGTATGATCCAGGTTCATATACAGGGCGTTTGGGTCTGATTGAAATGAGAGCTTTTGAGATGGCACCTCATTACCAAATGAATGCGGTACAGAATGCATTTATGATGGCAATCATTTGCAAATTTTGGGAATCACCTTATTACGGTTTGCCTGTCAATTGGTCTACGGAGCTTCATGATCGATATATGTTACCTTACTTTGTCTATCGAGACTTTAAAGAAGTACTACGTGATCTACAAAATAGTGGATTTAAATTTTTAGAGAAGGACTTTGACCCGTTCTTCGAATTTAGATTTCCTCAATATGGAATTACTTATTTAGATGGAATGGAAATTGAATTGCGAATGGCTCTCGAACCCTGGAATGTGTTAGGTGAAGAGAATACTGCGCAAGGCACTGCTCGAGGTGTAGATTCAGCGGTCGAAAGATTACAAGTAAAAATCACAGGATTTCATCCAGATAGGTATGCACTTAGCTGCAACGGATATGAGGTACCACTCCAGCCGACGGGTACCTTAAACGAATATGTTGCAGGAGTTCGATTTAAAGCATGGACTCCAGTATTCACACTTCATCCACATCTACCAGCACAACAATCCCTTGTGTTTGACGTATATGATAAATGGAATGACCGATCCTTGGGCGGCTGCACCTACCATGTCTCTCACCCGGGTGGATTAGCATACGGAGTTTTCCCAGTCAATTCTTATGAAGCCGAATCAAGAAGGATCTCACGTTTCTGGACGCATGGCCATCGAATCGGAAAAACCCTTCCTCCATTGAGAATTGAAAATAAAAGTTTCCCTTCTACCTTAGACTTGAGAATGGTATAA
- a CDS encoding UDP-N-acetylmuramate dehydrogenase: MVLVFISSKIFTYETNKTILLESVPIQENIPLFPFTTLKLGGSARYFLSCKTQSDVHIGLDFAKEKGIPFWILGGGSNTIIPDDGYQGLIIKIDTKGIQERELGDFVQISVEAGMSWDQFVEQTIKQGLTGIECLSGIPGTVGASPIQNIGAYGQEVSNTIESVTALGPDRKIYEFSREECGFSYRNSAFKSGAFQKFIVLSVHFLLSKVEPICVKYPEVENAWSARKKERPVTQSRLEDLEEFRNLILSLRKAKSMVLDPSDPNTMSVGSYFTNPILSPESLERLMNRFQELNLNPPNLFKDADGYTKISAAWLLEQSGITKGLSYKSVGVSTKHCLALVNRGGTTRELLELEEIVRMQVQTKFGIRLEREPVLLKS, encoded by the coding sequence TTGGTTTTAGTTTTCATTTCTTCCAAAATTTTTACTTACGAAACAAACAAAACCATTTTATTGGAATCTGTGCCGATCCAGGAAAACATTCCGCTCTTTCCATTCACCACATTAAAACTTGGAGGATCTGCGCGTTATTTCCTCTCCTGCAAGACACAAAGCGATGTACACATCGGACTAGATTTTGCAAAGGAGAAGGGGATTCCCTTTTGGATTTTGGGGGGAGGGTCCAATACCATCATTCCTGATGATGGATACCAAGGTCTGATCATCAAAATCGATACCAAGGGTATCCAAGAAAGGGAACTGGGGGACTTCGTACAGATCTCGGTCGAGGCAGGAATGTCCTGGGATCAATTTGTTGAACAGACCATAAAACAAGGATTAACTGGTATAGAATGTTTATCTGGAATTCCTGGCACTGTCGGTGCATCACCCATTCAAAATATAGGTGCCTATGGACAAGAAGTTTCCAATACAATAGAATCTGTTACCGCATTGGGTCCCGATAGAAAAATATATGAATTCTCCCGAGAAGAGTGTGGCTTTTCCTACCGCAACAGCGCCTTTAAATCTGGTGCTTTTCAAAAGTTTATCGTATTGAGTGTACATTTTTTACTCTCAAAGGTGGAACCAATTTGCGTGAAGTACCCAGAAGTGGAAAATGCATGGAGCGCTCGAAAGAAGGAAAGACCAGTAACTCAATCTAGATTGGAAGACTTAGAAGAGTTTAGAAATCTAATCCTTAGCCTAAGAAAGGCCAAATCTATGGTCCTTGATCCTTCAGATCCGAACACAATGTCTGTGGGATCCTATTTTACCAATCCTATTTTGAGTCCAGAGTCTTTGGAAAGATTAATGAATAGATTCCAAGAATTGAATCTAAATCCTCCAAACCTTTTTAAAGACGCGGATGGGTATACAAAAATCTCCGCCGCATGGCTCCTAGAACAAAGTGGAATCACAAAAGGTCTAAGCTATAAATCGGTAGGAGTCTCCACGAAACATTGTTTAGCTTTGGTCAATAGAGGAGGGACTACTCGAGAGCTCTTGGAACTAGAAGAGATTGTGCGCATGCAAGTTCAGACCAAATTTGGAATTCGTCTTGAACGTGAACCGGTCCTCCTAAAGAGCTAA
- a CDS encoding circularly permuted type 2 ATP-grasp protein, giving the protein MMTQDPYVLTANYRPLSGVYDELMDEDGNVRKKYKFLVKSFQELGPAELINRRRDADRILRENGVTYNIYQSDLPEAKERPWNLDLFPLIMESEEWRVLERGLNQRADLLDSLLRDLYSKRRVLYEKKIPSELIYNSASFIRACEGMYDSNHFLAKNPALLFFVCDIIRAANGNFYVLNDRVQAPSGSGYSLENRIVLSRIFPSMYRDAMVHRVAIYFRSLRKALTQLSGISNREPVIVLLTPGPSNETYFEHAYLASYLGYTLVQGEDLTVRKNKVFMKTVEGLQQVDLILRRVDDLYMDPLELKGDSLLGVPGLLEAARSGNVKIGNPIGSAYLENRALLPFYSELCKFYLGEDLILPMANTYWLGNGEHNEIVLSAPEKYVFKTVSRDDEMEPVTFLELSGERKDHFLKLLKINPKRFIAQEVIESATVPFLTDNGFRPGRAIIRTFVTSSGSGYQTMAGGLVRVSPSLDDFFVTSQRGAWSKDLWILASEAQKEETLLAPKTENISISRHSSGVPSRVADNLFWLARYMERSENQARIFREATFKFLQIEDNFEKAAIRDILKLVTHVTNSYPGFLGDDAEELFSFPLNELKRLAVDRNLVGSLAFNLRSLVVASKSVRDRLSEDMKKNMLNIEDHQNLNFDSYDGLIDFLHKIILNLSSLTGLSFENMSREAGWYFLELGRRLERSIGLIFVLQGLIRWDSLQNKSSFENLLNINDIRITYNRRYRGRIDQESVLDILLFDITNPRSLGYQLERIRENIAHLPGKEMNITYPEDRATLLLYTKFKMKDINVLFSDPEPNKAIMAWLDDLHEHLRSLSESISLRYFNYAEEQTRIGDGNG; this is encoded by the coding sequence ATGATGACCCAAGATCCATATGTACTCACGGCAAACTATCGGCCTTTATCAGGTGTATACGATGAGTTGATGGATGAAGATGGAAATGTTCGGAAGAAGTACAAATTTCTTGTTAAGTCTTTCCAGGAGCTGGGTCCTGCTGAGCTGATCAATAGAAGAAGGGATGCTGACCGTATCTTGAGAGAGAACGGCGTCACTTATAACATCTATCAATCGGACCTCCCGGAAGCAAAAGAGAGACCATGGAATTTAGATCTTTTCCCTCTCATTATGGAAAGTGAAGAGTGGCGAGTTTTAGAGAGAGGACTGAACCAGAGAGCAGATCTTCTAGATAGTTTACTCAGAGATCTTTATTCTAAACGAAGAGTCTTATACGAAAAAAAAATTCCCTCCGAGCTTATCTATAATTCAGCATCATTTATACGAGCTTGTGAAGGAATGTATGATTCCAATCACTTTTTAGCAAAAAATCCAGCGCTTTTATTCTTTGTTTGCGACATCATTAGGGCAGCAAATGGCAACTTTTATGTGTTAAATGATAGAGTGCAAGCTCCTTCGGGTTCTGGCTATTCATTGGAAAACAGAATCGTTCTCTCTCGCATCTTTCCTTCTATGTACCGCGATGCAATGGTGCATAGAGTAGCGATTTACTTTAGATCTCTACGTAAGGCTCTTACTCAACTATCTGGAATTTCAAATCGTGAACCAGTCATAGTATTACTTACTCCAGGTCCAAGCAATGAAACCTATTTTGAACATGCATATTTAGCATCGTACCTTGGTTATACGCTTGTCCAAGGAGAAGATCTTACCGTTAGAAAGAATAAAGTTTTCATGAAGACAGTTGAAGGCTTACAGCAAGTAGATCTTATCCTTCGTCGTGTTGATGATTTGTACATGGACCCTTTGGAACTTAAAGGGGATTCTCTTCTTGGTGTTCCTGGCTTGTTAGAAGCTGCGCGTTCAGGCAATGTAAAAATAGGAAATCCTATTGGATCTGCTTATCTCGAAAATAGGGCCTTGCTACCATTTTATTCAGAACTATGTAAGTTCTATTTAGGTGAGGATTTGATTCTACCTATGGCAAATACGTATTGGTTGGGCAATGGCGAACACAATGAGATTGTTCTCTCAGCACCAGAAAAATATGTTTTTAAAACTGTCTCAAGAGATGATGAAATGGAACCTGTCACCTTTTTAGAATTAAGTGGTGAAAGAAAGGATCATTTCCTTAAGCTATTAAAAATAAATCCTAAACGTTTCATTGCCCAAGAAGTCATTGAGTCAGCAACGGTGCCTTTTTTAACAGACAATGGATTTAGACCTGGAAGAGCTATCATCCGTACCTTTGTCACTTCTTCTGGAAGTGGTTACCAAACTATGGCAGGTGGATTGGTTCGAGTATCCCCAAGTTTAGATGATTTTTTTGTCACAAGCCAGAGAGGGGCATGGAGTAAAGATCTCTGGATCCTTGCTTCGGAAGCACAAAAAGAGGAAACATTACTAGCTCCAAAAACAGAAAATATATCCATTTCGCGTCATAGCTCCGGCGTCCCAAGCAGAGTGGCTGACAATCTGTTCTGGCTTGCCAGATATATGGAAAGATCAGAGAACCAAGCCAGGATTTTCAGAGAAGCTACATTTAAGTTCTTACAGATTGAAGATAATTTTGAAAAAGCGGCAATACGCGATATCCTCAAATTAGTAACACATGTTACAAATTCCTATCCTGGCTTTCTTGGAGATGACGCAGAAGAGCTTTTTAGTTTCCCTTTGAATGAGCTGAAGCGACTTGCAGTTGACCGAAATTTAGTGGGTAGCCTTGCCTTTAATTTACGAAGTCTTGTCGTAGCTTCAAAATCTGTCCGAGACAGGCTCTCGGAAGATATGAAAAAAAATATGCTCAATATTGAAGACCACCAGAATTTGAATTTCGATTCCTATGATGGCCTGATTGATTTTCTGCACAAAATCATTTTGAATTTATCTTCATTAACAGGACTTTCTTTTGAAAATATGAGCCGAGAGGCAGGCTGGTATTTCTTAGAACTCGGACGAAGACTTGAGCGATCGATAGGTTTAATCTTTGTCTTACAGGGATTGATACGATGGGATTCCTTACAAAACAAAAGCTCATTCGAAAATTTATTAAACATAAATGATATACGTATAACTTACAATAGGCGGTATAGGGGCAGGATTGACCAAGAATCTGTATTGGATATCCTTCTATTCGATATCACCAATCCACGTTCGCTTGGATACCAATTAGAAAGAATTCGTGAGAACATTGCACATTTGCCTGGCAAAGAGATGAATATCACATACCCTGAGGATAGAGCAACTCTACTTCTTTACACAAAATTCAAGATGAAAGATATCAATGTATTATTTTCGGATCCAGAGCCAAACAAAGCTATTATGGCTTGGTTAGATGATCTTCATGAGCACTTGAGAAGCCTTTCCGAATCAATATCACTTCGTTACTTTAATTATGCGGAAGAGCAGACTCGCATTGGTGATGGCAATGGCTGA